CAATCATGGTACTAGTATCAACAACAGTGTAACCCAATATTTGTGCATTTTCTTTGTCATTTTCATCTATCCAAACAGCAGGTAAACCAAAAGCCGGCTCAATAGTTTCAATGCCTTCGATAGTTTCGGTTACTGTGCCGGGGTTGATCGCTAACCATTTATTATTCATTATTTCGCCTTGACCAATTTCACCACCTTTTATAAAAATTTTATATTGATAAGGTGATAACGAGAGATTATCGCGAATATGAACTTGAGGCGGTAAAAAGCCTAATGTTTGCGCAAACTTTTTACGCAAACTACGAATTCGACCAAGTAATTCACCATTTTGGTTTTGATCAACCATAGGAATGAGCCCGTATCCAACTTCCATCGCTAAGATATCTTCAATATTGACATCAGACCATGAAGCGTCAATATTTGTTGGCGCTGCAACACTTTTGGGTGGAGCGGCAACTGATTTCTCAACTTTCTTTTGTTTGGTTAACCACCAAGAAATTACTGATAATACCGCAGTAAACATTAAAAATACTAAATTTGGCATCCCTGGAATCAGTCCAAGCAGACCAATAACAACCGCAGTTAAGATTAATACTTGAGGGTTATTAAATAACTGTTTAAGCATTTGGTCGCTAATGTTTTCTTGTGAGGTAACCCGAGTCACAATTACACCCGCAGCGGTAGAAATAATCAGTGAGGGAATTTGTGCAACTAGACCATCACCAATAGTCAATAATACATAGGTTTTACTCGCATCTGAAAATGTCATACCATGCTGCATTATCCCAACTAATAATCCACCAACAATAGTTATGGCCATTATTAGTAAACCAGCAATGGCATCACCACGTACAAACTTACTCGCACCATCCATTGAGCCATAAAAATCGGCTTCCTGAGTAACTTCCGCGCGCCGTGCTTTGGCTTCATCTTCACCAATTAATCCAGCATTGAGATCAGCATCGATTGCCATCTGCTTACCCGGCATACCATCCAATGCAAAGCGAGCACCAACTTCAGCTATCCTACCGGCACCTTTAGTGATTACCATGAAGTTGATAATCACTAAAATAATAAAGACAACAATACCAATAGCGAAATTACCGCCCACTAAAAAATGTCCAAAAGCCTCAATAACTCTACCTGCTGCATCACTACCAGTATGACCTTTTAACAGTACAACCCGAGTTGAAGCAACATTTAGAGATAGTCGTAATAACGTTGCAAAAAGCAGAACTGTAGGAAACGCTGCAAAATCTAAAACCCGCTTAGTAAACAAGGCAACAATCAAAATAATAATTGATAATGCAATATTAAAAGTAAAAAACAGATCTAATATAAATGCAGGTAAAGGTAATACCATCATTGAAAGAATCAATAAAATAAGCATTGGCCCTGTTAAAATTCGATAATGACCACTTTTAGATAGATTTACTGATAATAAATTGGCTAATTTTGATTTCATCATAGAGATTTACTTTTACTCATTCACGGATAAAGATTCAGGGATCGGTATATTCGTTGGTTTTTGAGGCTTATCACCACCATGTTTATGCCAACGTTTTAATTGATAAACCCAGGCTAAAATTTGCGCAACGGCAGCATAGAGTTCGGCTGGAATGGTTTGTCCTATTTCACCATAGCGATATAAAGCCCGAGCGAGAGGGGGAGCCTCTAATTGTGGAATGCGATGCTCTTGGGCAATTTCTTTAATTTTGATAGCGATATTGTCGGTACCTTTAGCTATCAGTTTAGGGGCAGACATAGTTTTATCATCATATTGTAGTGCAACAGCATAATGAGTTGGGTTAGTGATAATAACATTGGCTTTTGGTACATCTTTCATCATTCGACGTCTTGCTATTGCTTGTTGCATCTGGCGAATGCGGCCTTTAATTTGTGGATTACCTTCTTGCTCCTTGAACTCGTCTTTAATCTCTTGTTTAGACATTCTTAATTTTTTTAAATTACTCCAGATTTGATAAAAAATATCAAATCCAACCATAGGAATTAAAGCTAAAATAGTTAATATTCCTGAATAAATAAGCAGTTGCATAACGTTAGATAATGCACTATTTAAATACATATTTGGCAGCGAAAGCATATTTGGAAATTGATTGATTAGAAACAATGTCACGGCAAAACCGATTAAAACAACTTTAAGCAGGCTTTTAAATAACTCTAAAAAAATTCGAATACTAAACATTCTTTTAAATCCGCTAATCGGATTCAATTTACCAAAATTGGGTTTAATTGATTGCAAACTAAAAAGTAAACCACCAACTCCCATAGGTGCAATGATGGCAATAATGACTAATCCGAAAAAAATAGGTAAAATCGACCAAAATCCAGCGGTTAATAAATTAATTAAATTGAAAATAATTTGTTTATCATCATCTGTTCGGTATGCAACCAACATAGCGTGTTGAATAATTGTTTTTAAATTAGCAACAAAATGACTGCCCATCATCCAAAATAATAGGATACTAACCAACAAAATAATTAACGATGTTAACTCGCGAGATCGTGGGATTTGTCCCTTTTCCTTGGCTTTTTTTAATTTGCTATCGGTGGGTTGTTCGCTTTTATCTAGATCACTATCATCAGCCATATCTTCATTAAATCAATTTTATTGCCTAATTACCGTTTACAGCACAGTATGAACGCAACTTGAGAAAGTTATTGGCTTAATAAGACCCTAATTTAATAGTTATTTATCTCGTTTACCGTAAAACAACTTCAAAATGATTAAACTTTAGCGCGTTTAGATGAAATAGTTTCTGGTTGTTGATAACCATTATGGGTATAAACAGCAGGATTATTCATGCTTTTCAAATAATCTATTGAATGTTGCGTTACGTTCATTCGATTTTGAATAAGCACTCCGTTTTCCCGATTGATTTGAGCTAATCGCTGAGTCATTTTTGTGATAGCTTGCCATTTTAATGCTAACTCTTGTTTTTCACTATAAGGTGACTGAATATTGCATTGCTGACTAACTTTTAGTCTTTTTTCATCCAGTAATTTTAACTCAATGAGTAATTGGCTTTTTTGGTTTATAATCTCACTCAATTGATTTACTGAATTATTTTTAAATAATATTTGTTGTTCAGCTTCTAAAATATCTGACAGGGCTTGTAACATAACTGTTACATTATTAAAAATGTTATCTAATTCTAACATGACGACATTCCTTCAAAATCAATTAGATTTCAATATTTTCAAAAGTTTGCTTAATAATTTCATCGGCAATTTTATTTGGATTGATCACTAATCTACCTTCAGTAATGGCCTGTTTTATCTTTTCAATTTTACTAATATCGATATCATTTTCAGTTGAATGCAACATTGCTATAGTATTTTGGCTTAACTTAACATTTAACGTTAAGTTACTTGAGTTTTGCACAGATGCATTAGTTTTTTTATTTTGCTCATTTATACGATTAAGTACCCCTGATACGGCGGTAACCATTTTTGTTGCATCTATACTCATAAAATTCCTTCAATTAACGTTGAGGTTTATAGGGGAGGTTTAATCTAATTATCGGCAAAAATCAGAAAATCATTAATTTTATTTGTTTAAAATTGTGATACCTTTTTCTGTAACAACACCCTGAACAATATTGCCTGTATTAAGTTTGATATTTATTAATTCACCCAAGGCACCATTGCTTAGTGTTTTGCCATTAGCAGCAATTGAATATCCCTCACCATTAACAATTACTTTTACTGTTTGACCTGCTTTAACATGCCAATTTTTCTGTAACATTGAATTTTTAATAGGCTCACCATTATTAATATTTCTTAAAGCAATATGATTGATAACCTCTGATTTATTCAAAATTACAGCAGGTGGTAATTTATCTAACCGCCCAGATTGCATTTTCACTTGCTGCTCTGTCATTAATGTTCCTGCACTTATCGGCTGATTCGCCATAACATAACTCCCAGTAACAGCAACATAAACTTGAATATATTTAGTAATGTTTTCACATTTAGCAGTAATAGTTAAATTACCCCACTGCTTATTTTTATTTAAAATCGCAAATGTTGGTGAATCACAATTTAACTGAGGTTTCAAAGTGAGGTAATCAATAGCAATATTATCAATATTAGCTTCGCTAATTTGTTGATAGATTAGATTGCTAATCTGTTTTTCCATTGAGTTAGCCAAAGCTATTTTTGAGCTACACAACACACCTAAAAGGCTTATATATTTTATAAACTGAGACATATTTGTTCACAACATTATTGGTAACTAAATTTTACTTTATCAGCTAATTTATTGAATGTTGAAATAAGGGCAATTTTTATCGTTATTTATACGATGATTTTTTTTTGATTTGCTTAAAATTCTCTACATAAAAAAAGATGAGATGATTTTATGCTAAATAAATTAGATACTTTTGTTAACTTTCATCAACAAGCATTAAATGTTCGTGAAAAACGACAAAATATACTTGCGACCAATATTGCCAATAGTGATACGCCTAATTATCAAGCTAGAGATATTGATTTTAATATTGAATTAAAAAAAGCTATCAATAATCAACATACGCTTAATAATATAAAACTTAATATAACATCAGCAAAGCATATCCAAACCATCGGCTCAGCTGATTATCAACTTCTGTATCGCATTCCTTATCAATCATCTGCTGATGGTAATACTGTTGAAATGGATCAAGAAAGAACAGCCTTTATGGATAACAGTATCCATTATCAAAGTAATTTAACATTTTTAGGTGAACAATTTAAAAATGTAGTATCTGTATTGCAGCAAGGATAACCATTATGAGCTTCTCTATTTTTTCTATCTCTGGTTCTGCTTTAATGGCACAAACTCAACGAATGAATGTTAGTGCGAGTAATTTAGCAAATGCTGATAGTGTTACAAGTACTTCAGGTCAAGCTTATCGAGCTAAACAAGTTATTTTCCAAGTCGATGATAATAATTATCCCAATAGCGTAGCTGGAGTAAAAGTATCTGAGGTCATCGAAGACCCATCACCAATGAATTTAGTCTATGACCCTAAGCACCCTTTAGCTGATGAGAAAGGTTACATTCAAAAACCTAATGTAGATGTAGTGGCAGAGATGGTCAATACCATTTCAGCATCTCGTAGCTACCAAGCAAATGTGGAAGTCATTAATACCGTAAAAAGCTTAATGCTTAAAACACTTACCTTAGGGCAATAAAGGGGCTTAATTCATGGGTATTTCGAATGTACCAGTTTCAGAATCGTCAAATATGGCTAGTCCACAAGCAGTGAGGAAAGGTTCATCTGATGGTAATTCTAGTCAGGAATTACAAGATAACTTTTTAACATTACTTATTGCCCAAATGAAGAATCAAGATCCAACTAATCCAATGGATAATAGTCAGTTAACCTCGCAATTGGCGCAAATTAATACATTAGCAGGCATTGAACGACTTAATACAACGTTAGGTATGGTTTCAGGCCAGATTGACGATAGTTTATCAGTCAACGCGAGCAATATGATTGGTAAAGGCGTTATGGTTCCTGGTAATAAAATATTAGTCGCAACTTCAGAAATAGATGGTTCAAAAAGTGATAAAGAGACCATTACTACGCCGTTTGGTTTTGAACTTATGCGTGATGCTGATTCGGTTGTTATCACCATAAAAGATGAAAATGGTAATGTTGTACGAGAAGTCGATCTTGGATCCATCCCGGCTGGTGTCAGCTCTTTTACTTGGGATGGAGAACTTAACGATGGAACTTTAGCTCCAGATGGTAGCTACACGTTTTCAGTTAATGCTACTTACGAGGGGCAAAAAGTCACATCAACACCATTAGCTTACTCTGTTGTTTACGGAGTAATTAATAGCAAAGTTAATAATAAAGTATTACTTGATTTAGGGATACTTGGTTCAATTAGTATTGACGAAGTGCGTCAAATTCTTTAAAGGGGAATAAGTTTATATGGGATTTTCTCAAGCAATCAGTGGTATGAATGCCGCTTCTAAACAATTAGATGTTATTGGTAATAATATTGCCAATTCTGCAACAGTTGGCTTTAAAAGTGCTAGTATTTCATTTGCTGATATCTATGCCGGTTCAAAAGTAGGAATGGGTGTTAAAGTTGCTGCTGTTATGCAAAATTTTAATGACGGCACAACAACTTCAACCAACAACAGTTTAGATGTAGCGATTTCAGGTAATGGATTTTTCAGATTAGTTGATAGTAGTGGACAAATCTACTATACCCGTAATGGTCAGTTTCAATTAGATGCTGAACGTAATATCGTATCTGCTGACGGTTTCAATTTGACTGGTTATCTTGCGACAGGTACTCCACCACAAATTCAACAAGGTTCAGCACCTGGTCCATTAAAAATTTCACAAGAAATGTTAAATGCATCAGCAACCAATAAAGCTGCTTTGCAAACAAATCTAAATTCAAATAGTAAAGTTCCTGAAAAACAACCGATTAATGCAACAGATGCTGACACATTTAATTATTCAACCACTATCACCACTTATGATTCATTAGGTAATCAACGCAATGTTCAGCTTTTTTATGTAAAAACAGCAGATAACCAATGGGATGTTCATTACCTTGATAGTAGCGATCCTAATGCAACCCTACAAGCATTAGGAAAAATGGAATTTGATTCATCAGGCAAATTAATCAGCGATCCCGAAATGACTATCAATATTAATGGCATAAATGGATCAGAAGATAATAGCTTTACATTATCACTTGCAAACAGTACGCAACAAAATATGGGTAAAGAAGTCGGTAGCATAAAAACGCCTATCGTAGATGGTTATGCAGCAGGTGATTTAGTTGGTTATAGTATTAACAATGACGGCACTATTTATGGTGTTTATTCCAACCAACAAACCATGTTATTAGGTCAAATTGCCATGGCTGATTTTGCCAATGTTAATGGATTAGAGTCAGCAGGGAATAATAACTGGCGTTCAACACTTAATTCTGGTGGTGAAGTATTAGGCTCAGCCAATACAGGTACTTTTGGATCATTAGCCAGTGGTGCCGTTGAATCATCTAATGTCGATATGAGCCAAGAATTAGTCAATATGATTGTTGCTCAACGTAATTATCAATCTAATTCTCAAACCATTAAGACACAAGATCAAATTCTTAATACATTAGTTAATTTGAGATAATTTAAGGAATATTTATGGATCGCGTTATTTATACTGCCATGTCTGGTGCAAGCCAAACATTAAATCAACAATCCATAACCAGTCATAATTTAGCTAATGTATCAACAGTAGGCTTTCGTGCTCAATTAGCGGCAATGAAAGCCGTTCCTATTGTGGGTAATAGTATGCCAACAAGGACCATGGTTGCAGCAACCACGCCTACCTATGATTCAACAATGGGTGCATTTAATTACACTGGGCGAGATTTAGACGTTGCTTTATCAGAAGATGATTGGCTAGCTGTACAATTAGCTGATGGTAGTGAAGCATATACCCGTAATGGTGCCATTCAAATTGATGAAAATGGCACGCTTAATATCCAAGGTCATCCATTACTTGGTGATAATGGCGTATTAACAGTTCCTCAGCGTTCACAGGTTAGTATCAGTGCCGACGGAACTTTATCAGCGTTAGGTGCAGGTGATAAACGCACAACCATTGCTCAAGTTGGAAAAATAAAGAAAGTTCACCTTGAACCTAATGAGTTGGTACGTGGCGATGACGGTTTTTTTCATGCAACACCTGTTAACAATCGTGGTGCAGTATTACAAGATAATCCTAACGCAAAACTGATGTCTGGAGTATTAGAAGGCAGTAATGTTAATCCTGTTACTGCAATGGTGAATTTGATTAGCCATTCTCGTCAATTTGAAATGCAGATGAAGCAAATTACTACAGCAGATGAAAATGCACAAAGAGCCAATCAAATATTATCGTTAACATAATTAAAATAGGAAAAAGCAATGATTAAATCATTATGGATTGCAAAAACTGGGCTAACTGCACAACAAATGAATATGGATATAATTTCCAATAATTTAGCCAACGTTAGTACTGGTGGCTTTAAACGCCAACGTGCTGTTTTTGAAGATCTGTTATATCAAACTATTCGCCAACCCGGCGCTCAATCATCTGAACAAACAACACTACCCTCTGGATTACAAATTGGTACCGGTGTTAGACCTGTAGCTACCGAACGAATCCATAGCCAAGGAAATTTAGAATTAACTGATAATAGCAGTGATATCGCTATTAATGGACAAGGTTTTTTCCAAGTTCTGATGCCTGATGGAACGCTAGCTTATACTCGAAGTGGCGCTTTTCAAGTTAACCAAAATGGTCAATTAGTTACTGCTGCTGGTTACGAAATTCAACCAACTATCAACATTCCATCAAATGCGATAAAAATGACCGTGGCACGGGATGGTATTGTTAGTGTGACCTTAGCCAATCAATCAACTCAAGTGCAAGTTGGTCAATTAACATTACATACTTTTATTAATGACACTGGGTTAGAAAGTGTTGGTGAAAATCTCTATTTAGAAACCGAGAGCTCCGGTGCTCCAACTGAAAATACACCGGGATTAAATGGTGCTGGATTGCTGTATCAAGGTTATATCGAAACCTCTAACGTAAATGTTGCAGAAGAGTTAGTTAATATGATTCAAGTACAACGTGCTTACGAAATTAACAGTAAAGCAATATCAGCGTCTGACCAAATGTTGCAACGTTTAAATCAGTTATAAAACTATGATAATGAGATATCTTTATATTTTAGTAATGATGTTATTAGTCGGTTGTAGCCAATTACCTAAAAAAGCATTAGTTGAAGGGCAAACCAGTATTGTTCCTCAAATGCCAGAAATTGTTAATTCAAGTGGCTCAATATATCAAGCATCACAACCAA
This Gilliamella sp. ESL0443 DNA region includes the following protein-coding sequences:
- the flgC gene encoding flagellar basal body rod protein FlgC, which gives rise to MMSFSIFSISGSALMAQTQRMNVSASNLANADSVTSTSGQAYRAKQVIFQVDDNNYPNSVAGVKVSEVIEDPSPMNLVYDPKHPLADEKGYIQKPNVDVVAEMVNTISASRSYQANVEVINTVKSLMLKTLTLGQ
- the flhA gene encoding flagellar biosynthesis protein FlhA, whose amino-acid sequence is MKSKLANLLSVNLSKSGHYRILTGPMLILLILSMMVLPLPAFILDLFFTFNIALSIIILIVALFTKRVLDFAAFPTVLLFATLLRLSLNVASTRVVLLKGHTGSDAAGRVIEAFGHFLVGGNFAIGIVVFIILVIINFMVITKGAGRIAEVGARFALDGMPGKQMAIDADLNAGLIGEDEAKARRAEVTQEADFYGSMDGASKFVRGDAIAGLLIMAITIVGGLLVGIMQHGMTFSDASKTYVLLTIGDGLVAQIPSLIISTAAGVIVTRVTSQENISDQMLKQLFNNPQVLILTAVVIGLLGLIPGMPNLVFLMFTAVLSVISWWLTKQKKVEKSVAAPPKSVAAPTNIDASWSDVNIEDILAMEVGYGLIPMVDQNQNGELLGRIRSLRKKFAQTLGFLPPQVHIRDNLSLSPYQYKIFIKGGEIGQGEIMNNKWLAINPGTVTETIEGIETIEPAFGLPAVWIDENDKENAQILGYTVVDTSTMIATHFNHLLHQFASDLLGRLETQELLDRIKQDIPKLVEDFIPDVVPLTTFHKILQNLLSEKVSIRDMRTIIETICEQAPNQNDAYHLLSIVRIALGRVITQQWFPGTEPIRVIGLNIDLERILLQALQNTSNVEPGLAEHILQQLKQALNQQDAMGAPPVLLVNHTLRAMLSQFLRPNFPQLAVLSNLEIPDNRKIQVTYQIGSEL
- the flgA gene encoding flagellar basal body P-ring formation chaperone FlgA: MSQFIKYISLLGVLCSSKIALANSMEKQISNLIYQQISEANIDNIAIDYLTLKPQLNCDSPTFAILNKNKQWGNLTITAKCENITKYIQVYVAVTGSYVMANQPISAGTLMTEQQVKMQSGRLDKLPPAVILNKSEVINHIALRNINNGEPIKNSMLQKNWHVKAGQTVKVIVNGEGYSIAANGKTLSNGALGELINIKLNTGNIVQGVVTEKGITILNK
- the flgE gene encoding flagellar hook protein FlgE, producing MGFSQAISGMNAASKQLDVIGNNIANSATVGFKSASISFADIYAGSKVGMGVKVAAVMQNFNDGTTTSTNNSLDVAISGNGFFRLVDSSGQIYYTRNGQFQLDAERNIVSADGFNLTGYLATGTPPQIQQGSAPGPLKISQEMLNASATNKAALQTNLNSNSKVPEKQPINATDADTFNYSTTITTYDSLGNQRNVQLFYVKTADNQWDVHYLDSSDPNATLQALGKMEFDSSGKLISDPEMTININGINGSEDNSFTLSLANSTQQNMGKEVGSIKTPIVDGYAAGDLVGYSINNDGTIYGVYSNQQTMLLGQIAMADFANVNGLESAGNNNWRSTLNSGGEVLGSANTGTFGSLASGAVESSNVDMSQELVNMIVAQRNYQSNSQTIKTQDQILNTLVNLR
- a CDS encoding flagellar basal body rod protein FlgF, coding for MDRVIYTAMSGASQTLNQQSITSHNLANVSTVGFRAQLAAMKAVPIVGNSMPTRTMVAATTPTYDSTMGAFNYTGRDLDVALSEDDWLAVQLADGSEAYTRNGAIQIDENGTLNIQGHPLLGDNGVLTVPQRSQVSISADGTLSALGAGDKRTTIAQVGKIKKVHLEPNELVRGDDGFFHATPVNNRGAVLQDNPNAKLMSGVLEGSNVNPVTAMVNLISHSRQFEMQMKQITTADENAQRANQILSLT
- the flgB gene encoding flagellar basal body rod protein FlgB, with product MLNKLDTFVNFHQQALNVREKRQNILATNIANSDTPNYQARDIDFNIELKKAINNQHTLNNIKLNITSAKHIQTIGSADYQLLYRIPYQSSADGNTVEMDQERTAFMDNSIHYQSNLTFLGEQFKNVVSVLQQG
- the flgD gene encoding flagellar hook assembly protein FlgD; translated protein: MASPQAVRKGSSDGNSSQELQDNFLTLLIAQMKNQDPTNPMDNSQLTSQLAQINTLAGIERLNTTLGMVSGQIDDSLSVNASNMIGKGVMVPGNKILVATSEIDGSKSDKETITTPFGFELMRDADSVVITIKDENGNVVREVDLGSIPAGVSSFTWDGELNDGTLAPDGSYTFSVNATYEGQKVTSTPLAYSVVYGVINSKVNNKVLLDLGILGSISIDEVRQIL
- the flgG gene encoding flagellar basal-body rod protein FlgG: MIKSLWIAKTGLTAQQMNMDIISNNLANVSTGGFKRQRAVFEDLLYQTIRQPGAQSSEQTTLPSGLQIGTGVRPVATERIHSQGNLELTDNSSDIAINGQGFFQVLMPDGTLAYTRSGAFQVNQNGQLVTAAGYEIQPTINIPSNAIKMTVARDGIVSVTLANQSTQVQVGQLTLHTFINDTGLESVGENLYLETESSGAPTENTPGLNGAGLLYQGYIETSNVNVAEELVNMIQVQRAYEINSKAISASDQMLQRLNQL
- a CDS encoding flagella synthesis protein FlgN, with the protein product MLELDNIFNNVTVMLQALSDILEAEQQILFKNNSVNQLSEIINQKSQLLIELKLLDEKRLKVSQQCNIQSPYSEKQELALKWQAITKMTQRLAQINRENGVLIQNRMNVTQHSIDYLKSMNNPAVYTHNGYQQPETISSKRAKV
- the flhB gene encoding flagellar biosynthesis protein FlhB, yielding MADDSDLDKSEQPTDSKLKKAKEKGQIPRSRELTSLIILLVSILLFWMMGSHFVANLKTIIQHAMLVAYRTDDDKQIIFNLINLLTAGFWSILPIFFGLVIIAIIAPMGVGGLLFSLQSIKPNFGKLNPISGFKRMFSIRIFLELFKSLLKVVLIGFAVTLFLINQFPNMLSLPNMYLNSALSNVMQLLIYSGILTILALIPMVGFDIFYQIWSNLKKLRMSKQEIKDEFKEQEGNPQIKGRIRQMQQAIARRRMMKDVPKANVIITNPTHYAVALQYDDKTMSAPKLIAKGTDNIAIKIKEIAQEHRIPQLEAPPLARALYRYGEIGQTIPAELYAAVAQILAWVYQLKRWHKHGGDKPQKPTNIPIPESLSVNE
- the flgM gene encoding flagellar biosynthesis anti-sigma factor FlgM; translation: MSIDATKMVTAVSGVLNRINEQNKKTNASVQNSSNLTLNVKLSQNTIAMLHSTENDIDISKIEKIKQAITEGRLVINPNKIADEIIKQTFENIEI